From a region of the Alnus glutinosa chromosome 1, dhAlnGlut1.1, whole genome shotgun sequence genome:
- the LOC133852689 gene encoding transcription factor PIF4-like has translation MRRLVPDQLEFTTAANEEGDLWNPSLNDGDVSLLPDHPGDLETNPWLNTSCNSFSTGASESESFQDSFGVLPDVLDQLHPTVPLVQATSNALTEREVLDAVVEGKSSGKRRKADDLFYRGGQSKGGGVVSEEMKTEQDERPKRTRSAKTHNMSERRRRDRINGKMKALQELIPNCNKSDRASMLDKAVEYLKALKLHVQMMSTGGGALCQVPYMSPAGIQSTKIPHSLQFMDMLSRPGFGMGMVSACYSTVLPMITAPLPLSPSISLSSCRILFDFWIKSSSSPSIASASH, from the exons ATGAGGCGATTAGTCCCAGATCAGTTGGAATTCACTACTGCCGCCAACGAAGAGGGTGATCTCTGGAATCCCTCTCTAAATGATGGAGATGTGTCATTGCTTCCTGATCATCCTGGTGACCTCGAGACCAATCCTTGGCTTAATACTTCTTGTAATTCTTTCAGCACTGGAGCCTCTGAATCAGAGAGTTTTCAAGATAGTTTTGGAGTTCTGCCGGATGTTCTAGATCAGCTTCATCCAACAGTACCACTAGTGCAGGCCACGTCTAATGCTTTGACTGAGAGAGAGGTTTTGGATGCAGTGGTTGAGGGAAAATCAAGTGGGAAGAGAAGGAAAGCTGATGACTTGTTTTATCGAGGGGGTCAAAGCAAA GGAGGTGGTGTGGtgtctgaagaaatgaagacaGAGCAAGATGAGCGGCCCAAAAGAACGCGTTCTGCTAAAACACATAATATGTCTGAGAGG AGGCGTAGGGACCGGATAAATGGGAAGATGAAAGCTTTGCAGGAGCTGATACCCAACTGTAACAAG tCAGACAGAGCTTCAATGCTGGATAAAGCCGTAGAGTATCTTAAAGCCTTAAAGCTTCATGTtcaa ATGATGTCTACTGGTGGGGGAGCTCTGTGCCAAGTTCCATACATGTCACCAGCTGGGATCCAAAGCACAAAAATTCCCCATTCTTTACAATTTATGGATATGCTGTCAAGGCCAGGATTTGGAATGGGAATGGTTAGCGCGTGTTACTCAACAGTCCTTCCCATGATAACCGCTCCCTTGCCTTTATCTCCATCCATTTCCCTCAGCAGCTGCAggattttatttgatttctgGATCAAGAGTTCTTCCAGTCCCTCAATCGCAAGTGCCTCTCATTGA